From Rutidosis leptorrhynchoides isolate AG116_Rl617_1_P2 chromosome 3, CSIRO_AGI_Rlap_v1, whole genome shotgun sequence, a single genomic window includes:
- the LOC139902160 gene encoding uncharacterized protein translates to MHLLRGVRTIWIRTVSVVAHVKIVVIRFFLNLKKIKAHITRYGFEPSYTIWRHHGELPQPPEVHNTTDPLRNFLHDIQLEEVPNFEEEGPKDDETMNDTITTALEDLIDSTQIELYPGSKLSSLEFLAKLTHIKVLNKWTNTSFDQLLELLIQSHPPNNTIPKSFYETKKWMRKIGLGYQAIHACKNDCCLFYKEYQDLENCPICKESRWKDERTMGKKVPNKVLRYFPITPRLKRLYSSRYTAKDMTWHATGRCNEEGKMRHPVDGRAWKEIDKRYPDFAREPRNVRLGLAADGFNPFGNMNNPYSMWPVILTTYNTPPWICMKESSLMLTLLIPGPKSPGKDIDVYLRPLVDELKILWSEGVVTHDSVTNTYFQMKAMLIWTINDYPARSSLSGWSGQGYKPCPTCNEDTPAMRVKNKIVFFSHRLNLESNHPYRESLEFNGKVDHTSKPRKFKVADIENQLTDLLPVGNPGKNHTNVGEKRKRPPNCRHNWTKISIYREFEYWKYLPLQHNLDVMHIEKNVLEAILGTLLMNDKSKDTHNARVDLEKLGIRKDLWLKPKTNGKKDGQFFKPLPKYSLKPEDRVSFCKFIKEVKLPDGFGSNFRHKVNKDNTNITNMKSHDCHIMMQRLLPVGVNAFLDETISTPIMQLCAFFKQICARELMVADMLKAQKQLIKLLCTLELIYPPAFFDIMIHLVMHLPEEAIYGGSVYMRWMYPIERYMKKLKNYVRNKAKPEGCIAEGYVADEALTACSMSLEGIHTRFNRPGRYADGPIRSCEFRLFNSLCKFISKGVFKSLARDVQDKLHLYILDNCSGIISGHAFDS, encoded by the coding sequence ATGCATTTATTGAGAGGTGTAAGAACAATTTGGATTCGCACGGTAAGTGTAGTTGCCCATGTAAAGATTGTGGTAATACGGTTTTTCTTAAACCTAAAAAAGATAAAAGCCCATATAACTAGATATGGGTTTGAACCCTCTTATACCATATGGCGGCATCACGGTGAACTACCACAACCACCCGAAGTACACAACACAACGGACCCTCTAAGAAATTTCTTGCACGATATTCAGTTGGAGGAAGTTCCTAACTTTGAGGAGGAAGGTCCGAAAGACGATGAGACTATGAATGACACGATTACAACTGCTCTTGAGGATTTAATTGACTCCACCCAAATCGAGCTATATCCCGGTAGCAAGTTGTCCTCATTAGAGTTTTTAGCCAAGTTAACACACATTAAGGTCTTGAACAAATGGACGAATACTTCATTCGACCAATTGTTAGAATTACTCATACAATCACATCCCCCAAATAACACGATTCCGAAATCATTTTACGAAACTAAGAAGTGGATGAGAAAGATCGGTTTAGGGTATCAAGCGATACATGCTTGTAAGAATGATTGTTGTTTGTTTTATAAAGAATACCAGGATTTGGAAAACTGTCCAATATGTAAAGAGAGTAGATGGAAAGATGAACGCACAATGGGGAAAAAAGTTCCTAATAAAGTTTTACGTTATTTTCCAATAACTCCAAGACTAAAACGTTTGTACAGTTCCAGATACACTGCAAAGGATATGACTTGGCATGCTACTGGGCGGTGCAATGAAGAGGGTAAGATGCGTCATCCGGTAGATGGTCGAGCTTGGAAAGAAATTGACAAAAGATATCCGGATTTTGCACGTGAACCCAGAAACGTTCGACTAGGGTTGGCTGCTGATGGTTTCAATCCATTCGGCAACATGAATAATCCTTACAGCATGTGGCCAGTCATATTGACAACGTACAATACGCCACCGTGGATATGTATGAAAGAAAGTTCTCTCATGTTGACTCTGTTAATTCCTGGTCCTAAATCACCTGGAAAAGATATTGATGTTTACTTGAGGCCTTTAGTTGATGAACTGAAGATTTTATGGTCCGAAGGGGTTGTTACACATGACTCAGTTACAAACACGTATTTTCAAATGAAAGCAATGCTTATTTGGACCATAAATGATTATCCTGCCCGTAGTAGTTTGTCCGGTTGGAGTGGCCAAGGCTATAAACCATGCCCTACATGTAACGAGGACACTCCTGCTATGCGTGTGAAAAACAAAATTGTTTTTTTCAGTCACAGACTGAACCTTGAATCGAATCACCCATACAGAGAAAGCTTAGAATTCAATGGTAAGGTTGATCATACCTCTAAACCTAGAAAGTTCAAAGTAGCTGATATCGAAAACCAACTTACAGATTTGTTGCCAGTTGGTAATCCCGGTAAAAATCATACAAATGTTGGTGAAAAAAGAAAACGTCCTCCTAATTGTCGTCACAACTGGACTAAAATTTCTATTTATCGGGAATTTGAGTATTGGAAATATCTTCCACTGCAACACAACTTGGATGTCATGCATATTGAAAAGAATGTGTTGGAGGCTATTTTGGGTACCTTATTAATGAATGACAAGTCCAAAGACACTCACAATGCACGAGTTGACTTGGAAAAATTGGGTATTCGAAAAGATTTGTGGCTCAAACCTAAAACCAATGGTAAAAAAGATGGGCAATTCTTCAAACCTCTTCCCAAATACTCTTTAAAACCCGAAGACAGGGTAAGTTTTTGTAAATTCATTAAAGAAGTAAAACTTCCAGATGGGTTTGGATCAAACTTCAGGCACAAAGTGAACAAGGATAATACCAACATTACGAACATGAAATCTCACGATTGTCATATCATGATGCAACGATTATTACCGGTCGGAGTTAACGCGTTTTTGGACGAAACCATTTCTACACCAATAATGCAGCTATGCGCATTCTTTAAGCAAATTTGTGCTCGAGAGTTAATGGTGGCAGACATGTTGAAAGCTCAAAAACAATTGATTAAACTGTTATGTACTCTCGAGTTAATTTACCCTCCCGCTTTTTTTGACATAATGATTCATTTGGTCATGCATTTACCGGAAGAAGCTATATATGGAGGGTCTGTTTACATGAGGTGGATGTATCCAATTGAGAGATACATGAAAAAACTAAAAAATTATGTTAGAAATAAAGCTAAGCCTGAAGGTTGTATAGCTGAGGGGTACGTTGCCGATGAAGCATTAACTGCATGTTCAATGTCTCTTGAAGGTATACACACGAGATTTAATCGTCCTGGCAGATATGCGGACGGGCCAATTAGGTCATGTGAGTTTCGTTTGTTCAACTCGTTATGTAAATTTATAAGTAAAGGTGTGTTCAAATCTCTGGCCCGGGATGTTCAGGATAAACTTCACTTGTATATACTCGACAATTGTTCTGGTATAATCTCTGGTCATGCATTTGATAGCTAG